In one window of Helianthus annuus cultivar XRQ/B chromosome 17, HanXRQr2.0-SUNRISE, whole genome shotgun sequence DNA:
- the LOC110921672 gene encoding probable steroid-binding protein 3: MELTLDQLKQYDGTDPSKPIYISVKGRIFDVSTGKSFYGPGGSYALFAGKDATRALAKMSKNDEDVIGSLDGLTEKELGVLADWEKKFEAKYPIVGSLSA, translated from the coding sequence ATGGAGCTAACACTTGATCAGCTGAAGCAATACGACGGCACAGATCCATCAAAACCCATCTACATCAGCGTCAAGGGTCGCATCTTCGACGTCAGCACCGGTAAGTCCTTCTACGGTCCCGGCGGCTCCTACGCCCTCTTCGCCGGCAAAGATGCGACCCGGGCCCTAGCCAAGATGAGCAAGAACGATGAAGATGTCATTGGATCGCTTGACGGACTCACCGAAAAGGAGCTGGGTGTTCTTGCTGATTGGGAAAAGAAATTCGAAGCTAAATACCCAATTGTCGGTTCTCTCTCTGCTTAA
- the LOC110922032 gene encoding uncharacterized protein LOC110922032 — MAPTKRKSDDKPETASENNKPTRVTRSSTRQATQATTKPVAEPPAPKAKKAKHSSKQKPEPKPKTTEAPAANGGDGSKTIVIEHCTQCKQFKIRAVKVKDDLESAVSGINVLVNPEKPRRGCFEVREEGGKKFVSLLDMKRPFGPMKALDMDAVISDIIDQIK, encoded by the exons ATGGCGCCGACGAAGCGTAAGAGTGACGACAAGCCAGAAACCGCTTCCGAGAACAACAAACCGACGAGAGTCACTCGAAGCTCTACGCGCCAAGCCACACAAGCGACCACGAAGCCGGTGGCTGAGCCCCCGGCGCCGAAGGCCAAAAAGGCTAAGCACAGCTCCAAACAGAAGCCGGAACCAAAACCTAAAACAACTGAAGCACCAGCGGCGAACGGCGGAGATGGTTCCAAAACGATCGTGATTGAGCACTG CACACAATGCAAGCAATTTAAAATAAGGGCTGTTAAGGTGAAGGATGATTTAGAGAGTGCTGTATCTGGCATTAATGTGCTTGTCAACCCAGAAAAG CCAAGAAGAGGATGCTTTGAAGTGCGTGAAGAAGGCGGGAAGAAGTTTGTCAGTCTTCTG GATATGAAACGACCATTTGGACCGATGAAGGCGTTGGACATGGATGCTGTCATATCTGACATCATTGACCAGATCAAATGA